In the genome of Triticum urartu cultivar G1812 chromosome 5, Tu2.1, whole genome shotgun sequence, one region contains:
- the LOC125510066 gene encoding PTI1-like tyrosine-protein kinase 3, with translation MRRWFCCSQFHASYREHEHEFPSSPDEKEGNGFDSKSDPTKAPPPIEIPELSLDELKEKTDNFGSKALIGEGSYGRVYYAILDSGKHLAVKKLDTSADPEPDNEFLTQLSIVSRLKHENFVEMLGYCVEGNQRLVAYEFATMGSLHDILHGRKGVPGAQPGPALDWMQRVKIAIDAAKGLAYLHEKVQPSIVHRDIRSSNVLLFEDYRAKVADFNLSNQSPDMAARLHSTRVLGTFGYHAPEYAMTGQLTQKSDVYSFGVVLLELLTGRKPVDHTMPRGQQSLVTWATPRLTEDTVKQCIDPRLKGECPPKGVAKLAAVAALCVQYESEFRPSMSIVVKALSPLLQQKPQAPPAAAPNTTTSDA, from the exons ATGCGTCGGTGGTTTTGTTGCAGCCAGTTTCATGCCTCATATCGTGAACATGAACATGAATTTCCTTCCAGCCCGGATGAGAAAGAAG GAAATGGTTTTGATTCCAAAAGTGATCCAACAAAGGCACCTCCTCCCATTGAAATACCTGAATTGTCACTTGATGAACTGAAAGAAAAGACCGACAACTTTGGGTCAAAAGCTTTGATTGGTGAAGGATCGTACGGGAGAGTGTATTATGCTATTCTAGACAGCGGAAAACATCTTGCTGTTAAAAAGCTTGATACCTCAGCAGACCCTGAGCCTGATAACGAATTTCTGACACAG CTCTCGATTGTGTCGAGATTAAAGCATGAAAATTTTGTGGAAATGCTTGGCTACTGTGTGGAAGGAAATCAACGTCTGGTGGCCTATGAATTTGCTACGATGGGTTCTCTACATGATATTTTGCATG GAAGAAAAGGTGTCCCTGGTGCACAGCCTGGCCCAGCACTTGACTGGATGCAGCGAGTCAAAATTGCTATAGATGCTGCTAAAGGGCTAGCATATCTTCATGAGAAGGTTCAACCTTCGATAGTCCATCGGGACATACGGTCTAGCAATGTACTTCTATTTGAGGACTACAGAGCGAAAGTTGCAGATTTCAATCTTTCAAACCAGTCTCCTGATATGGCTGCTCGTTTGCATTCCACCCGTGTCCTTGGAACCTTCGGCTATCATGCTCCTGA GTATGCCATGACTGGCCAGCTAACTCAGAAAAGTGATGTATATAGCTTTGGAGTTGTTCTTTTAGAGCTTCTAACAGGAAGGAAACCAGTAGATCATACAATGCCTAGAGGCCAGCAGAGTCTGGTTACATGG GCAACACCTCGTTTGACTGAGGATACAGTGAAGCAATGTATCGACCCAAGGTTGAAGGGCGAGTGTCCCCCAAAAGGCGTTGCCAAG CTTGCGGCGGTGGCAGCCCTCTGCGTGCAGTACGAATCGGAGTTCAGACCCAGCATGAGCATCGTGGTCAAGGCGCTGTCCCCCCTTCTTCAGCAGAAACCTCAAGCTCCACCAGCCGCCGCTCCTAACACAACGACTTCAGACGCCTGA